One Babesia bovis T2Bo chromosome 4 map unlocalized Chr4_1, whole genome shotgun sequence genomic window carries:
- a CDS encoding 6-cysteine (I), with the protein MWIPAIVVLLAIIGNQEFLIKGYHAGKGSVIKWVGNERQANWTINAKWDDKIHYYFDIDIYENENVEIRCPNNTSAEVELVPFKEGMCYNTDAFGNVGDGIKEVGVENLDRMKLKISNIASNIKFAENIKGRWMFMFDGEAYHYGMETIFFDCIVNTTVPLHVATIQLNIMPYYKNIPRSVHMYDFTKNNYSPPGKFVSYYKFPRPGSAFYVKCSHQGLSLEATVGLKQYSIKSGGCEDLSEAADDENVNLCLNFADETIVVLWPYNDIKVCSGDKNIFTFVRQDKDNTKHIHWTYMLEVFDSHIDSMDPAKDKIAEFYHAEDNYIIAPSKCPETVYDRSDIQIDLTDFLTGAIFTRKSTGYVHIDISKYYTYTSHFVSCYKSTKRDIKQPNLTFKFYPVCDYENKDNLDMDGRTCSIFILNEDTVNVRGAAKYGTPLDLLPSNDSSNYLKDVTPPHSPWDSTILNLAHDEGYGIRFESIHDKHRDEIHVKFNYSGFAHTPKYFVWQKGPFDDRNHHEKMMAVHLADAWVSTTESGTLDTESIDKVIADFPNSSKIIQVMRQNTRHVYIDCKSFFDEPGYNEYLLYPQGKNTFFSKLGDGKTDPSELKSVQLQDEFAVVGISMYKKPEVNLGVDLEFSFEADSKIWAVHKKPIYFVCAKKGYKHGQNSHAYIAFDPLYQLGRLYGCGTRPELFLNEEGQRNSNTHCVFKIDDRKTVGFFCPSPIPDHFLSGDQTPWKSTSGAMKNEENPYHIMVKCFDRSTRMQRFLKPRNPIIDFLEPVSPGEVRSLWIFSRGQFVKHAKPIYTKVLCNCYNTEGKRVASIMLTPDFSVDKLKNST; encoded by the coding sequence ATGTGGATACCTGCGATTGTAGTTTTGTTGGCCATAATAGGCAACCAAGAATTTCTAATTAAGGGGTACCACGCTGGAAAAGGTTCTGTGATTAAATGGGTCGGAAATGAAAGACAAGCGAACTGGACAATTAATGCTAAATGGGATGATAAGATCCATTATTATTTTGACATTGACATATATGAAAACGAAAATGTAGAAATACGTTGTCCAAATAACACCTCAGCTGAGGTGGAATTAGTGCCATTTAAGGAAGGCATGTGCTACAATACTGATGCATTTGGAAATGTAGGGGATGGTATAAAAGAGGTTGGGGTAGAAAATTTGGATCGAATGAAACTGAAAATTAGCAATATTGCAAGTAATATTAAGTTTGCGGAAAATATCAAAGGTAGATGGATGTTTATGTTTGACGGTGAAGCATACCATTATGGTATGGAAACGATTTTCTTTGATTGTATAGTTAACACAACTGTACCATTACATGTTGCAACCATCCAGCTGAATATCATGCCGTATTATAAAAATATTCCTAGATCGGTCCATATGTACGATTTCACTAAGAACAATTATAGTCCGCCCGGTAAATTTGTATCATATTATAAATTCCCTAGACCGGGCAGTGCGTTTTATGTGAAGTGTTCTCATCAGGGCCTTAGTCTAGAAGCCACTGTAGGGTTAAAACAGTACTCCATCAAAAGTGGTGGTTGCGAGGATCTATCAGAAGCTGCTGACGATGAAAATGTAAATCTTTGTCTTAATTTTGCTGACGAAACCATTGTAGTGCTCTGGCCTTATAATGATATTAAGGTTTGTAGCGGAGATAAAAACATTTTCACATTTGTGAGACAGGATAAAGACAATACAAAACACATACATTGGACGTATATGTTAGAAGTTTTTGATAGCCACATAGACTCTATGGATCCTGCAAAGGATAAGATTGCAGAATTTTATCATGCTGAAGATAATTATATCATTGCTCCCTCTAAATGCCCAGAGACCGTATATGATAGAAGTGACATCCAAATCGACTTAACTGACTTTTTAACTGGAGCAATATTTACACGAAAGTCAACTGGGTATGTGCATATTGATATAAGCAAATACTATACATATACTAGCCATTTTGTTTCGTGTTACAAATCAACAAAACGAGATATCAAACAACCTAATTTGACGTTCAAATTTTATCCCGTCTGTGATTATGAAAATAAAGATAACCTCGATATGGATGGAAGGACATGTTCTATCTTTATTTTAAATGAAGACACGGTTAATGTGAGAGGAGCTGCAAAGTATGGGACTCCATTAGATCTGCTACCATCAAATGATTCCTCCAATTATCTCAAAGATGTAACCCCGCCGCATAGTCCATGGGACTCCACTATATTGAATTTAGCGCATGATGAGGGTTACGGTATTAGGTTTGAATCAATACATGATAAACATAGAGATGAAATACATGTTAAATTCAACTACTCAGGATTCGCTCACACCCCCAAGTATTTTGTTTGGCAGAAAGGACCATTTGACGACAGAAATCATCATGAGAAGATGATGGCAGTTCATTTGGCAGACGCATGGGTTTCAACTACTGAAAGTGGAACACTGGATACAGAATCAATTGATAAGGTGATTGCGGACTTCCCTAATTCAAGTAAGATCATACAAGTTATGCGACAAAATACCCGGCATGTTTACATAGATTGCAAATCGTTTTTCGATGAACCGGGCTATAATGAATACTTGTTATACCCGCAAGGTAAAAATACATTCTTCAGCAAGTTAGGAGACGGGAAAACAGACCCTTCTGAATTAAAAAGTGTTCAACTCCAAGATGAATTTGCCGTCGTTGGCATCAGCATGTACAAAAAACCAGAGGTAAACTTAGGGGTGGACCTCGAGTTCAGTTTTGAAGCAGATAGTAAAATTTGGGCTGTGCACAAGAAACCCATTTACTTTGTTTGTGCTAAAAAGGGCTACAAACATGGGCAGAACTCTCATGCATATATTGCTTTTGACCCCTTATATCAATTAGGGCGACTATACGGTTGTGGTACCAGACCTGAGTTATTTCTAAATGAGGAAGGCCAAAGGAATAGTAATACCCATTGCGTGTTTAAAATAGATGATCGGAAAACTGTTGGGTTCTTTTGTCCAAGTCCCATTCCGGATCACTTTTTAAGTGGTGACCAAACTCCATGGAAATCAACATCTGGAGCTATGAAAAATGAAGAAAACCCATATCACATAATGGTGAAATGCTTTGATAGGTCAACACGCATGCAAAGGTTTCTAAAACCACGAAATCCAATAATTGACTTTCTCGAACCTGTATCACCCGGAGAGGTCAGGTCACTTTGGATTTTCTCTAGAGGCCAGTTTGTGAAACACGCCAAaccaatatatacaaaggTTTTGTGCAACTGCTATAATACCGAAGGAAAACGTGTTGCTAGTATAATGCTGACTCCAGATTTTTCGGTGGATAAATTGAAAAATTCAACATGA